Proteins encoded by one window of Acidipropionibacterium virtanenii:
- a CDS encoding DUF1697 domain-containing protein: MAELRALLERLGHQDVATYLQSGQAIFTTEEDDEDALAGRIRASAHRTTRTSWRA, encoded by the coding sequence ATGGCTGAGCTGCGGGCCCTGCTGGAGAGGCTCGGACACCAGGACGTGGCGACCTACCTGCAGAGCGGGCAGGCGATCTTCACCACCGAGGAGGATGACGAGGACGCACTCGCCGGGCGGATCCGGGCCTCAGCCCACCGGACGACGCGAACCTCCTGGCGGGCATAG
- the ald gene encoding alanine dehydrogenase — translation MHIGIPTEIKNNEFRVAITPAGVHALVEHGHEVAVQSGAGVGSAISDAEYVNAGATMVDDVDKVWDDAEMILKVKEPISEEYGRMHEGQTLFTYLHLAADEPLTKELLDRKVTSIAYETVESDTHQLPLLSPMSEIAGRLATQVGANCLMQPNGGNGTLLGGGSGVHKGEVIVLGGGVVGFCAARVALGMGARVRLYDVNEERMRYIEEVTQGAIHTEFSTGLAVEQACMESDLVIGSVLVPGARTPHLVTNEMVAKMRPGSVLVDVAIDQGGCFEDSHPTTHADPTFKVHDSIFYCVANMPGAVPHTSTLALTNATMRYATLLADKGWQGAVNQRRDLARGLTTHDGKLYSMPVGDALDIPHADINELLSYTLAA, via the coding sequence ATGCACATCGGAATCCCGACAGAGATCAAGAACAACGAGTTCCGGGTGGCCATCACCCCCGCCGGCGTCCACGCGCTGGTCGAGCACGGGCACGAGGTGGCCGTCCAGAGCGGAGCGGGCGTCGGATCGGCCATCAGCGATGCCGAGTACGTCAATGCCGGCGCCACCATGGTCGACGACGTCGACAAGGTGTGGGACGACGCCGAGATGATTCTGAAGGTCAAGGAGCCCATCTCCGAGGAGTACGGCAGGATGCACGAGGGCCAGACCCTCTTCACCTACCTTCACCTGGCCGCTGACGAGCCTCTTACCAAGGAACTGCTGGACCGCAAGGTCACGTCCATCGCCTACGAGACCGTCGAGTCCGACACCCACCAGCTGCCGCTGCTGTCCCCGATGTCGGAGATCGCCGGTCGGCTGGCCACCCAGGTCGGCGCCAACTGCCTCATGCAGCCCAACGGCGGCAACGGCACCCTGCTCGGCGGCGGCTCCGGCGTCCACAAGGGCGAGGTCATCGTCCTCGGTGGCGGTGTGGTCGGGTTCTGCGCTGCCAGGGTCGCCCTTGGCATGGGCGCTCGGGTGCGCCTCTACGACGTCAACGAGGAGCGGATGCGTTACATCGAGGAGGTCACTCAGGGAGCCATCCACACCGAGTTCTCCACCGGGCTGGCCGTCGAGCAGGCCTGCATGGAGTCCGATCTGGTGATCGGCTCGGTGCTGGTGCCGGGAGCCCGTACGCCCCATCTGGTGACCAATGAGATGGTGGCCAAGATGCGTCCCGGCTCAGTGCTCGTGGATGTGGCCATAGACCAGGGCGGCTGCTTCGAGGACTCTCATCCGACCACGCATGCCGACCCCACCTTCAAAGTGCACGACTCGATCTTCTACTGCGTGGCCAACATGCCCGGTGCGGTGCCTCACACCTCCACCCTGGCGCTGACCAACGCGACGATGCGCTACGCAACGCTGCTGGCCGACAAGGGCTGGCAGGGTGCCGTCAACCAGCGTCGCGATCTCGCCCGCGGGCTCACCACCCATGACGGGAAGCTGTACTCGATGCCGGTCGGCGACGCGCTGGACATTCCGCACGCCGACATCAACGAGCTGCTGAGCTACACCCTGGCGGCCTGA